ACTTACGCCGTACTCAGAAAGCAGAGCCTTTTAGGGGACGCCATGTCCCACGCCGCGCTTCCGGGCATAGCGTTCGCGTTTCTCCTTACGGGGAGCAAGATACCGCTGGTCCTTATAGTCGGCGCGGCGCTCGCGGGATGGGCCGCCACCCTGTTTATAATGAGCATAGTCTCTACGACGCGGGTGAAGTATGACTCGGCCCTCGGCATGGTGCTGTCCGTATTCTTCGGCGCGGGCCTGGTGCTCCTTACCTTGATACAAAAGCGCCCGGACGCGACGCAGGCGGGGCTCGACAAATTCCTCTTCGGGCAGGCCGCCGCGCTCCTCGGGCGGGACGTCGTGACGATGGCGATACTGGGCGGGCTCTCGCTTCTGGCTGTCGGCGCATTCTGGAAGGAGTTCAAGCTCCTGTCTTTCGACCCGGAGTTCGCCTCCACACTAGGCTTTCCGATAAGGGCGCTGGACATACTGCTCACCACGCTGATAGTTTTAGCCATCGTCATTGGGCTTCAGACGGTGGGCGTCGTCCTCATGAGCGCGATGATCGTAGCACCGGGCGCGTCCGCGAGGCAGTGGACGGACAGGCTCGGCGTGATGATAGCGCTCTCGGCGCTCTTCGGAGCTATGGCCGGCGTTACGGGGGCCGTCATCAGCGCGAGCGTGCCGAGGCTGCCGACGGGGCCGACCATAGTCGTGTCCGTGAGCGTGATAGTGATAGTCTCCATTCTTTTCGCTCCCCGGCGCGGGATACTCTGGAGCAAGCTCAGTGACAGGCGGCGGAGGGGGCGGCTCAGGCTGGAAGCGATCCTGGAAGACCTTTACATACTCGCGAGGGAGCACGACGACCGGGGGCACGCGCATTCGGTGTCGGTGCTGAGGCTCATGAGCGCGGGGAAGGGCGGGGTCGAGAACAGCCTTCGAATACTCCGCGAGCGCGGGCTCGTCCGCCCCGCCGGAAAGGGCGAATGGGCGCTTAC
This sequence is a window from Thermodesulfobacteriota bacterium. Protein-coding genes within it:
- a CDS encoding metal ABC transporter permease; the protein is MDFPGIFSDLLFDYTLRTVALGSAVLGVVSGALGTYAVLRKQSLLGDAMSHAALPGIAFAFLLTGSKIPLVLIVGAALAGWAATLFIMSIVSTTRVKYDSALGMVLSVFFGAGLVLLTLIQKRPDATQAGLDKFLFGQAAALLGRDVVTMAILGGLSLLAVGAFWKEFKLLSFDPEFASTLGFPIRALDILLTTLIVLAIVIGLQTVGVVLMSAMIVAPGASARQWTDRLGVMIALSALFGAMAGVTGAVISASVPRLPTGPTIVVSVSVIVIVSILFAPRRGILWSKLSDRRRRGRLRLEAILEDLYILAREHDDRGHAHSVSVLRLMSAGKGGVENSLRILRERGLVRPAGKGEWALTPAGVTEAQRIAETRRGHTDER